One Bythopirellula goksoeyrii genomic window, TTCAAGCTTTCCTTACCTGAGGTTAAAGCCCGTACGTCTGGTGATAGTACGACACTTTGACGCTTTGGAAGACAAAAATGGGATGCGGTTAAAATCTACCCAAGCTGGCTGATTACTGACCTGCTCAATAATAAAGTTGAAGCTTCAATGATTGCTTCAAGCGCGTGCGATACGTTACAGGTCTCTTTTAGCGGATGCGCGTTGAAGCATTGAGCCAACCGGCATGCCGTTTGCAAAACTTGCCTGTTGGAGTGACGCGTATCTTCCGGACGCTCTTGTGGAGTTGGTTTTCGGTAGTGTACTGCCGCTCTTCAGTGCCACACATTTCTGTGGCCATTTTATAGCAGTCAATCCAGATGACATGCCTGCTACTTGTTCATTTTTTGCCATCTACTGGCGCTTTTGGAGAGCGTACAGAAGTCGATGGCTTGGAAATTGTGACTCGGAAGTTTCACAACCAGCAATTAGGATCTAATCATGTTAAAACACATCCCTTTCTTGAATTCCCTCTTAGCAGTAGCCCCAGTGGCTGCACTTTGCTTCCTGCAACCCGCTACGGTCGCAGAGGAGTGGGAACAACAAACCCCTTATTACGAGGACGACGCCTGGTATGACGTCAGCGAATGGCTTGACGGGAACGACTATAATCCCACCGATGAGACCATAGGAGAGTGGGATGATGAGACCTACAACTGGGACACGAGCGATAGCGATGCAAACAACGACCAATATGGATACGACAACGCCAATAGTTCCGACGACTGGTTTTATGACTATTCCGACGACAATTCCCATGCCGATTACGGCACGGCTGACGAAAGTGGTCGCTATAGTCACTCCAATCAATACTACGACTATGACAAAGATGGTTACTACGATGCTACATCGTCTCAATACTCTAACAGAGAGCAGGGTCTGTCGGACGGTTATGTACTGTATTTATTCACCGTAACTCCCGCGGGTTCAGATTCGAACAGTCAGAACGCAAAGAATTACTCGAACGCTAGGGATTCCCAATCCGATGATCGCTCAAATAAGCAAGCTCGCAATCAAAAAAGCGATTCAGATATGAAGAAGCATCAGATTAAAGGTCAGGTCCAAAAGACCAAGAAATTGCAAGTTCGCAAGGGTCCCGAACGATTGATTGCCCAAGTTTCTGCAGACCAGGGAAAGACCTATGTTGTCGATCTAGGTCGAGCTGACCAGTTTCACCAACAGGGCCAGAGTAACGACCAGCAGAGCCAGGATTCTGGCGAAACGAAGCTGCAAGTGAAAGAAGGAGATCAGATCTCATCCAGCGGTCCGATGATGAAGGTCGGAGACAAGCATGTGCTGGTCGCTCAAACCGCTAAGATCGGTAATCAGAACGAGAATGAAATTGACCGTTCGTCCTTAAAGCTCAAAGGAGAAGTCTCCAAAGTCAAGACGACAAAGATACGGGGTCATGAATGCCAGTTGGCAATCCTGAAAACGGATTCCGGCAAAAAGGCATTGGTAGACCTGGGGCCGAAGGATGAGCTTGACACCGAGATTGCCGAAGGTGATCAGATCCAAGTCAGCGGTATTCCTGTCAAGGTGAAGGATCGCTCTCTCATTCTCGCCAAATCCGTCACAAAGGACGGAGAGCAGACGAAGATTGATCGGGTTGCAATGAACAAGAAATCGAAGTCCAGTTCGTAGTCGTAACCTGACCTATCTGACAATCACGAAGTGACTTTCTCCGCGCGAGTGACAATAAAGAGCTCCCGTGGGGAAAGTCCTTCTCTTTAGTAACTTGACAGAACTTTTTTCGGAGCAAATATCATGAACTTACTTTGGTGGGCAATAATCGCCGCAATCGTTGCATTCATCGCAGGAGCCTTGGGATTCACAGGGATCGCAGCGGGCGCAGCTACGATCGCAAGAGTCCTCTTTGGCTTATTCCTTCTGATCGCGATTGTGCTTTTCGTACTGGTTGCGTTAGGAATCGGTGCCGCAGCCTAGTAAACTCAATGTGGTCGAGAGACTTTGATCTAAACTGACCCCGAGAACTTATCTTCTCAAAGTGAAATGCAAGACTACGGAAACCACGGATAGCACGGATTTCTCGGATAGAGCAAGTCCCACGAAAACGGGACGAAATTCATTCGATTGTTCAAAATCACACCCACCATCTGCTCAAACCTACTCGATGAATAAATGTACGGTTCCGTCTCAACTTATCCGTGAAATTCGTGCAATCCGTGGTTCTCCTTTTCAGTTTGAATTATCTTCGTCGCAGCGGAGAGAATTACCTCGAACAAACTTCCGCCACCGAACACGATTTCGACTGTGTATAGTCTCGCCACAATTCTTGGCTGAGGGTCTACACTCACCGTAACTTATTGAAACGCCATAGGTCGTGGTTTCAGTCACAACTTTTTTTGGCTGAAGGCCATAGTCAAGGCTTCAAACAATGATCCCCGCTTCTCTTGTTTGCACATCTGCTGGTGCTTGTCGATGAGGTCAAAACCCGTTCATGACGAAAAAGAGTGCCATACCCGACATGCCTACAACTCCCAAGGTGTTCCAGACAATTAGAGCGGTGTAAATGCGTGACCCTGCAGGATGCGTTGCGTGCCACCAACTGTCTAACGCGACTTTCGAGCGTACTTGTGAATAGAGTAGGAAGCCCATGAATAGGGGAAGCAAGCAGACTGAGGCAGAAAGTGGTTGCCCAAACGGTGCGAATGCCAAAACAACGAATACTCCCATGAATGTAAGAAACAGCCAGAGATAACTTTTGCCAATTTCAAGTCGCATACGTAGTTCCATGATTCAACTGGATCGGAAGTCTTTCTCAACCAATGACTCCCGTTACCTGAGATTGTTCATTCTTATAGGAACACCACGGGAGGCATGTCTGGTGATGCTCGAAACTCCGTGCCATCGTCCAAGAAGAGTTTTGTGCAAACCAGACACTTGGAAAAAGGTTTCTTATCCATAAAAGAATGAAAGACCTCTGGAACGGGAATATAGCTTCTGATCGGACCAAGTTCGGGTAAGTCAGCCATGAGGTTCTTTGCTATGCGAGATTAGAACGGACCGTGCCAAGGAATTCATCCTTCTATCTTCAATCTACCTAAGTACTCCCCGTTTTTGCAGTAGCCAACGCATGAAGAGATATTGAAAGTATGGCCGAGAACTGATAACTCCCTTCCAAACCGCCCCAACCGTAGGCCCAGAAAAAGGGGCGGGAAAAGGACACGCACATTTCGAACTATCCATC contains:
- a CDS encoding DUF1328 family protein, with protein sequence MNLLWWAIIAAIVAFIAGALGFTGIAAGAATIARVLFGLFLLIAIVLFVLVALGIGAAA